The following proteins come from a genomic window of Paenibacillus spongiae:
- a CDS encoding VanZ family protein gives MKQTEYAAASKTSRIKRGWLRFLPAVAWMAVIFAFSSRTGDELGTVLPWFQKLFPFMTSFDWGHFVSYFVLGLTFDYAFGKSSDRLTVKILIVFLCTLYGVSDEYHQSFVGGRSPDIYDVRNDAIGASIAVILTAIPFIRTRWRKIAS, from the coding sequence TTGAAGCAAACCGAGTACGCTGCTGCATCAAAGACAAGTCGCATCAAGCGGGGCTGGCTTCGATTCCTTCCCGCTGTTGCCTGGATGGCTGTTATATTCGCTTTCTCCTCGCGAACGGGCGACGAGCTTGGTACCGTTCTGCCTTGGTTTCAGAAGCTATTTCCATTCATGACCAGCTTTGACTGGGGGCACTTTGTTTCGTACTTTGTCCTCGGGCTGACGTTTGATTATGCGTTCGGCAAAAGCTCCGACCGCTTAACGGTGAAGATTCTTATTGTTTTCCTTTGTACACTGTATGGCGTTTCCGATGAATATCATCAATCTTTCGTGGGCGGCCGCTCGCCGGATATCTATGATGTGCGCAACGATGCTATTGGAGCTTCCATTGCGGTGATCTTGACCGCAATTCCTTTCATTCGGACACGCTGGCGAAAAATTGCATCATAA
- a CDS encoding type 1 glutamine amidotransferase domain-containing protein, with translation MTLQGKTIICLLDDEFEDLELWYPVYRVREEGAVVLFAGPEKGRTHIGKYGVPAKADLSFDEMDGSRIDGLLVPGGWAPDKLRRYPQVLRLVQEMDEARKPIGQICHAGWVLISAKILQGRKVTSTPGIRDDMENAGAVWYDEAVVVDGNIVSARRPPDLPPYAKAFVDALRS, from the coding sequence ATGACCTTACAAGGAAAAACAATTATTTGCCTGCTCGATGACGAATTCGAAGATTTGGAATTATGGTATCCGGTATATCGCGTACGCGAGGAAGGCGCTGTCGTGCTCTTCGCGGGACCGGAGAAAGGCCGCACGCATATTGGCAAATACGGCGTACCCGCCAAGGCGGATCTATCCTTCGACGAGATGGACGGCAGCCGGATCGACGGTTTGCTCGTACCGGGAGGATGGGCGCCGGACAAGCTTCGACGCTATCCTCAAGTGCTTCGGCTCGTGCAAGAAATGGACGAGGCACGTAAACCGATCGGTCAAATTTGCCATGCCGGATGGGTGCTCATCTCGGCTAAGATTCTTCAAGGCCGCAAAGTGACGTCAACGCCAGGCATTCGCGATGATATGGAGAATGCAGGAGCAGTTTGGTACGACGAAGCTGTCGTTGTGGACGGCAATATCGTCTCGGCACGCCGTCCTCCGGATTTGCCGCCATATGCCAAAGCATTCGTGGACGCACTGCGCAGTTAA
- the ptsP gene encoding phosphoenolpyruvate--protein phosphotransferase yields MIHGIGASAGIAIGKAFVLPNWEWDLPEQKIDVGDLAREFDRLYEGIRTSKSEIEQMKDELREVVGTEESYIFDAHIAILEDPVFMNEIQGIIQRQYKAAEVAVKEAIDHFVTMFDLLDDEYMKERALDIKDVGNRLLKHLLGAPEITLPADTQPFILVAKELSPSQLAHLNPNHVLGIATLAGSTTSHSSIMARALGVPLVVGIEGKLDHVIQTGDMLIIDGATGIVHLEPNDKLIDYYTEQQHRQREAGQRLKGIAQVRSVTPDGKVIELSANISSIKELDVALSSGTSGVGLFRTEFLYMDRNRLPKEEEQTDVYRNVAEQLSGRSLIIRTLDIGGDKHLDYFELPEEENPFLGYRAIRICLDKTDLFKTQLRAILRTSAYGEVKIMYPLISSVEEVRGANALLEEAKRELQAEGIAFNNDIEVGIMIELPAAVMIADMLAKEVDFFSIGTNDLVQFTLAVDRMNDQISHLYEPYHPAVLRMLKMTVEAAKRNGTHIGVCGELAGDVRALPIWLALDVDELSMSAHAILPIKERLLSLRQQDSRSLFDDLMQCRTSAEIHESLNAFHRQFDMGSEQ; encoded by the coding sequence ATGATTCATGGAATAGGAGCTTCTGCTGGTATTGCGATCGGTAAAGCGTTCGTACTGCCGAATTGGGAATGGGATTTACCGGAACAGAAAATCGACGTTGGAGATTTAGCCAGAGAGTTCGATCGGCTATATGAAGGAATCCGCACGTCCAAGAGTGAGATCGAGCAGATGAAAGACGAGCTTCGGGAAGTGGTCGGAACCGAAGAGAGCTACATCTTCGATGCGCACATTGCCATTTTGGAAGACCCCGTATTCATGAATGAAATTCAAGGGATTATCCAGCGCCAATATAAAGCCGCTGAAGTCGCGGTCAAGGAAGCCATCGATCATTTCGTAACGATGTTCGATCTGCTCGATGACGAATATATGAAAGAGCGCGCACTGGACATCAAAGACGTCGGCAACCGGCTGCTGAAGCATCTGCTAGGCGCGCCGGAAATTACGCTTCCCGCCGATACGCAGCCTTTCATTCTCGTTGCCAAGGAGCTGTCCCCATCGCAGCTCGCCCATCTAAACCCCAACCATGTGCTCGGCATTGCCACACTGGCAGGCAGCACGACTTCGCATTCCTCGATCATGGCGAGAGCGCTGGGCGTGCCGCTTGTCGTCGGTATTGAAGGCAAGCTGGATCATGTGATCCAAACGGGAGATATGCTTATCATCGATGGTGCCACTGGTATTGTGCATCTGGAACCGAACGATAAGCTCATCGACTATTATACCGAGCAGCAGCACCGCCAGAGAGAAGCCGGACAACGGCTTAAGGGAATCGCTCAAGTCCGCTCTGTGACGCCGGACGGCAAAGTAATCGAGCTGTCGGCCAATATAAGCTCCATCAAGGAGCTGGACGTTGCCCTCAGCAGCGGGACGAGCGGGGTAGGGCTGTTCCGGACCGAATTTCTCTATATGGACCGCAACCGTCTGCCGAAGGAAGAGGAACAGACCGACGTCTACCGGAACGTGGCGGAACAGCTCAGCGGAAGATCGCTTATTATTCGCACGCTCGATATCGGCGGGGATAAACATCTGGACTATTTCGAGCTTCCGGAAGAGGAGAATCCGTTTCTCGGCTATCGTGCCATACGCATTTGCCTGGACAAAACGGATCTGTTCAAAACGCAGCTAAGAGCCATACTGCGCACGAGTGCATATGGCGAAGTGAAAATCATGTATCCGCTCATATCGTCCGTCGAAGAGGTCCGAGGGGCCAATGCGCTGCTGGAGGAAGCCAAGCGCGAGCTGCAAGCGGAGGGCATCGCCTTCAATAACGACATTGAGGTCGGAATTATGATCGAGCTGCCAGCCGCAGTCATGATTGCGGATATGCTGGCGAAAGAAGTGGACTTCTTCAGTATCGGCACGAATGATCTGGTACAGTTCACGCTGGCCGTAGACCGGATGAACGATCAAATATCTCACCTCTATGAGCCTTATCATCCTGCTGTCCTGCGCATGCTGAAGATGACGGTGGAAGCAGCGAAGCGCAATGGAACGCATATTGGCGTCTGCGGAGAGCTGGCAGGAGATGTCCGGGCGCTGCCCATCTGGCTGGCACTCGACGTCGATGAGCTGAGTATGTCCGCACATGCGATTCTGCCTATAAAAGAACGGCTGCTTAGCCTAAGGCAGCAAGACAGCCGTTCATTGTTCGATGATTTAATGCAATGCCGGACAAGTGCGGAAATCCATGAGAGCTTGAATGCATTTCATCGGCAATTCGACATGGGTTCCGAGCAATAA
- a CDS encoding glucose PTS transporter subunit IIA — translation MNVMGQLQQLGRSLMLPMIVLPAAAIFLSLSGLPWESFGMPGMPGHLQTAGYALFAFLPYLFAFGVAMGMTGNAISAGLAALAGMFIYTSIIGASRYELEPTVLTGAMIGYVTSLFNERYKSIKLPEYIQFFGGPRFVPLIVSFFAAFWGILMVEIAPNIRDLMVELGNIVSSGGGFGVFLFGFVLRILVVFGLHHLVSHVFWFQVGGYELSDGSMVFGDLPRFFAGDPTAGAFMAGLYPTMMFALPAIAFAIIHEAREDLKPKIRVTFMSAALASFLTGVTEPIEFAFLFVAPYLFVVHALLSGVIMWITYELGIRHGFSFSAGAIDYLINEHLATRGWLLLPIGIVFGMIYYFLFRWAIRRFRIPTPGREEGSQLDEWAGDIPYRAPLILQAIGGKENIQQMEACITRLRLKVASDKLIDTNALKNLGAAGVIRLGGGNVQIVFGTYSELIREEMDKAIRRDLSRVLFSSPMQGRMIPLSEVPDPIFAGKLVGDGVAFLPDKGELVSPVNGKVVHLYPTLHAIGIRTPEGLDVLLHIGIDTSQMKGAGFTAVVEEGDQVKPGQLLIRFDLQRVRAGSKSLATPMVITNSDRVSSWSFAPFKSVKRGQASVMSVVLKERSSGGDTE, via the coding sequence ATGAATGTGATGGGGCAACTGCAGCAGCTGGGAAGGTCGCTTATGCTGCCTATGATCGTGCTTCCCGCAGCTGCAATATTTTTGAGCTTAAGCGGCTTGCCATGGGAGAGTTTCGGCATGCCGGGCATGCCGGGCCACCTGCAGACGGCCGGGTATGCGCTGTTCGCGTTTCTGCCGTATTTATTTGCCTTTGGCGTAGCAATGGGCATGACCGGCAATGCCATCTCAGCCGGATTAGCGGCATTGGCGGGGATGTTTATCTATACAAGCATTATCGGAGCCAGCCGGTACGAACTGGAACCAACCGTGCTTACCGGTGCGATGATTGGATATGTGACCAGTTTATTTAATGAGCGGTATAAGTCCATTAAGCTGCCCGAGTATATTCAATTTTTTGGCGGTCCGCGCTTCGTACCGTTGATCGTCAGTTTTTTTGCAGCCTTCTGGGGCATTCTGATGGTCGAAATAGCTCCTAATATTAGAGATCTCATGGTTGAGCTAGGCAATATCGTTTCATCCGGAGGCGGCTTTGGGGTCTTTCTCTTCGGATTCGTCCTGCGTATTCTCGTCGTTTTCGGCCTGCATCATCTCGTCTCCCACGTATTTTGGTTTCAGGTAGGTGGGTACGAGCTGTCGGACGGATCGATGGTATTCGGGGATTTGCCGCGTTTCTTCGCCGGTGATCCGACCGCCGGAGCATTCATGGCCGGCTTATATCCGACGATGATGTTTGCGCTGCCGGCCATCGCCTTTGCCATAATTCATGAGGCAAGGGAAGACTTAAAGCCCAAAATTCGCGTGACGTTTATGTCGGCGGCGCTCGCTTCCTTTTTAACGGGCGTCACGGAACCGATCGAGTTCGCTTTTCTTTTCGTCGCACCATATTTGTTCGTTGTCCATGCTCTGCTCTCGGGCGTTATCATGTGGATTACATATGAACTGGGCATCCGGCACGGTTTTTCCTTCTCCGCCGGCGCGATCGATTATTTGATTAACGAGCACTTGGCTACTCGAGGCTGGCTGCTGCTGCCAATCGGTATCGTATTCGGGATGATTTACTATTTTCTCTTCCGATGGGCAATCAGACGCTTCCGTATTCCGACGCCGGGCCGAGAGGAAGGATCCCAGCTTGACGAATGGGCGGGCGACATACCTTATCGGGCTCCGCTTATTCTGCAGGCGATTGGCGGCAAGGAGAACATACAGCAGATGGAAGCCTGCATTACGAGGCTTCGCCTGAAGGTAGCCAGCGATAAGCTGATCGATACGAACGCGCTCAAAAACTTGGGAGCGGCAGGCGTCATTCGTTTGGGCGGCGGCAACGTGCAAATCGTTTTCGGCACCTATTCGGAGCTTATCCGGGAAGAGATGGACAAGGCGATACGCCGCGATTTGTCCCGAGTTCTGTTCAGTTCCCCTATGCAAGGGCGGATGATACCGCTTAGCGAAGTTCCGGATCCGATCTTCGCAGGGAAGCTAGTCGGCGATGGCGTCGCGTTCTTACCGGATAAAGGCGAGCTGGTATCGCCTGTGAACGGAAAGGTTGTCCATTTATATCCAACCTTGCATGCGATAGGGATTCGAACGCCTGAAGGACTTGACGTCCTGCTTCATATCGGCATCGATACGTCGCAGATGAAAGGAGCGGGTTTTACCGCGGTTGTAGAGGAAGGGGATCAGGTGAAGCCCGGTCAACTGCTGATCAGGTTCGACCTGCAGCGTGTCCGTGCCGGCTCTAAATCACTTGCAACACCGATGGTGATTACGAATTCCGATCGTGTCTCCTCTTGGAGCTTCGCGCCGTTCAAGAGCGTGAAACGAGGACAAGCGTCAGTCATGTCGGTTGTATTGAAAGAGAGAAGCAGTGGAGGGGATACAGAATGA
- a CDS encoding CoA-binding protein, whose product MTFQNPSRDEIKQILEQTNTIAVVGLSDNPERTSYMVSEAMQAKGYRIIPVNPNADVILGEKCYPSLKDIPHPVDLVNVFRRSEHTPPIAEETVAIGAKVLWLQLGVHNDEAAAIAQKGGVQIIMDRCIKVEDSILLPQGKSKS is encoded by the coding sequence ATGACTTTCCAAAATCCATCGCGTGACGAAATCAAACAGATCTTGGAACAAACGAATACGATAGCGGTAGTTGGCTTATCCGATAATCCGGAGCGAACCTCTTATATGGTATCGGAGGCGATGCAGGCCAAGGGGTACCGGATTATTCCGGTTAATCCCAATGCGGATGTCATTCTGGGAGAGAAATGCTATCCGTCCCTAAAAGACATCCCCCATCCTGTCGATTTGGTGAATGTGTTCCGCCGCAGCGAGCATACGCCTCCAATCGCAGAAGAGACGGTTGCTATCGGGGCTAAAGTGCTCTGGCTGCAGCTTGGCGTTCATAATGATGAAGCTGCAGCGATCGCACAGAAGGGCGGCGTCCAGATCATTATGGACCGGTGCATTAAGGTAGAGGATTCCATTCTTCTGCCTCAAGGAAAATCCAAATCCTAA
- the aroA gene encoding 3-phosphoshikimate 1-carboxyvinyltransferase — translation MDVIVTPTPKLQGEIQALSSKNYTTRYLLVAALAEGTSTIYYPAHSEDSDAMRRCIRDLGAVIEEDNEKIVITGFGRSPKDVKQLDVGNAGAVLRFLMAIAALCPEVTFINRYPDSLGKRPHDDLITALGQLGVDVQHNEGKLPITIRGGQPKGGKIQVSGAVSSQFLSALLFLTPLLEEDSEIEVLHDLKSKVVVGQTLEVLAQAGIVIEASEDLMHYRVQGGQRYAAKDYIVQGDYPGSAAVLAAAAVTQSDVTIHRLEENSKQGERAIIDVLKAMEVPLTHENGVVHVQGNGKLKALEFDGDKATDAVLAMVAAAVFAEGTSRFYDVENLRYKECDRITDYLNELRKAGANVEERRSEIIVHGRPEGVEGGVEINAHYDHRVIMALTVVGLRAKQPLRIRDAHHVAKSYPIFFDHLKALGANVEWVD, via the coding sequence ATGGATGTTATTGTGACACCAACGCCTAAGCTGCAGGGCGAAATTCAAGCCCTCTCCTCCAAAAACTACACGACCCGCTACTTGCTGGTGGCGGCGTTAGCGGAAGGGACAAGCACGATTTATTACCCCGCCCACAGCGAGGATAGCGATGCAATGCGCCGTTGTATCCGGGATCTGGGCGCCGTTATCGAAGAAGATAACGAGAAGATCGTCATTACCGGCTTCGGCCGCAGCCCGAAGGATGTCAAGCAGCTGGATGTCGGCAATGCCGGTGCCGTGCTTCGCTTTCTGATGGCAATCGCGGCGCTTTGTCCGGAGGTGACCTTCATTAACCGTTACCCGGATTCGCTCGGTAAGCGCCCGCACGATGATCTTATAACCGCTCTTGGCCAGCTCGGAGTCGATGTCCAGCATAATGAGGGCAAGCTGCCGATCACGATCCGCGGCGGACAGCCTAAGGGAGGCAAGATTCAAGTTTCCGGCGCTGTCAGCTCCCAATTCTTGAGCGCGCTGCTGTTTCTGACGCCGCTGCTGGAAGAGGACAGCGAGATCGAGGTCCTCCATGATTTGAAATCGAAGGTTGTTGTCGGTCAAACCTTGGAGGTGCTGGCTCAAGCCGGCATCGTGATCGAGGCGAGTGAAGATCTTATGCATTATCGTGTGCAAGGCGGCCAACGATATGCAGCGAAGGATTACATCGTTCAGGGCGATTATCCGGGATCGGCTGCCGTCCTTGCTGCCGCTGCGGTTACGCAATCCGATGTCACCATTCATCGTCTGGAAGAGAACAGCAAGCAGGGTGAACGGGCCATCATCGATGTACTTAAGGCGATGGAGGTTCCGCTTACGCACGAGAATGGCGTCGTACACGTGCAAGGCAACGGCAAGCTCAAGGCGCTCGAATTTGACGGTGATAAGGCGACAGACGCTGTTCTTGCCATGGTGGCTGCAGCGGTATTTGCCGAAGGCACCTCGCGTTTCTATGATGTCGAGAACCTTCGCTATAAGGAATGTGACCGTATTACGGACTATTTGAACGAGCTGCGCAAGGCAGGTGCGAATGTGGAGGAACGGAGAAGCGAAATCATTGTTCACGGACGTCCCGAGGGCGTGGAAGGCGGAGTCGAAATTAACGCACACTACGACCATCGGGTCATTATGGCTCTCACGGTCGTCGGGCTGCGAGCCAAGCAGCCGCTGCGCATTCGCGATGCCCACCATGTCGCCAAATCGTATCCGATCTTCTTCGACCATCTGAAGGCGCTCGGTGCAAATGTGGAATGGGTAGATTAA
- a CDS encoding fluoride efflux transporter FluC, with protein sequence MITLFLIALGGAVGSAVRYGIGRLVQSRGYRPYMGTMVINAAGSLLIGIVAGLYSHNPKPALYFFIAVGLLGGFTTFSTFMVQLVTLARQRSYGEAIRYGIGSLAAGFALTSLGYAFVWHMLN encoded by the coding sequence ATGATTACCCTTTTCCTAATTGCTTTGGGCGGGGCAGTCGGTTCTGCTGTACGTTATGGGATCGGCAGGCTGGTTCAAAGCCGGGGTTATCGTCCATATATGGGTACGATGGTCATCAATGCGGCTGGGTCGCTATTGATCGGCATAGTGGCCGGCTTATACAGCCATAATCCGAAGCCGGCGCTATATTTTTTTATTGCTGTCGGATTGCTGGGCGGCTTCACCACCTTCTCCACCTTCATGGTACAGCTGGTAACGCTGGCAAGGCAGCGTTCCTACGGCGAAGCAATTCGATACGGTATTGGTTCTTTGGCCGCGGGCTTCGCATTGACTTCTCTGGGCTATGCATTCGTTTGGCATATGCTGAACTGA
- the crcB gene encoding fluoride efflux transporter CrcB: MRTAVSVALLGALGAAARYGVNLLLPYSSSSSWPWATFVCNIAGSFVLGAVFAAFARSVLSEFWREAVGTGFIGAFTTFSSFSMETVQMLEQGHLLSAVLYAASSMAIGLLAVLAGQYLFTPIRKPEEEGQSS, translated from the coding sequence ATGAGAACTGCCGTTTCGGTCGCGTTGCTAGGAGCGCTTGGCGCTGCTGCCAGATATGGCGTGAACCTGCTGCTGCCGTATTCGTCTAGTTCTTCTTGGCCGTGGGCGACGTTCGTCTGCAATATAGCGGGCAGCTTCGTCCTGGGTGCGGTATTTGCGGCCTTCGCCCGTTCTGTGTTGAGCGAATTTTGGAGAGAGGCGGTTGGAACCGGCTTTATCGGGGCGTTTACAACCTTTTCATCCTTCAGCATGGAGACCGTTCAAATGCTTGAGCAGGGTCATCTTCTATCAGCAGTACTGTACGCTGCATCTAGTATGGCGATTGGCTTATTAGCCGTTCTTGCCGGCCAATATCTATTCACGCCGATCCGCAAGCCTGAAGAGGAAGGACAGTCGTCATGA
- a CDS encoding shikimate kinase, translated as MNEKKRKAHIVLVGFMGTGKSTVCQLLAKRLGYDAVDMDAEIERREGRRIKDIFAEEGEAAFRKAETEALFEILARPDVQIVATGGGAVLAEHNCEAMLKDGYVIALTADAAHIIARVANDTARPLLQGNAAAAVNRLLHERKRAYDFAHLTIDTTDLTPQQVADRIGEGWLQLG; from the coding sequence ATGAACGAGAAGAAGAGAAAGGCGCATATCGTGCTGGTCGGCTTTATGGGGACCGGCAAATCGACGGTCTGCCAGCTGCTTGCTAAGCGGCTGGGATATGATGCCGTGGATATGGATGCGGAGATCGAGCGGCGGGAAGGACGCCGCATCAAGGATATCTTTGCCGAAGAAGGCGAAGCGGCTTTCCGCAAGGCGGAGACCGAGGCTTTGTTCGAAATCTTGGCGCGTCCGGATGTCCAGATCGTTGCAACCGGCGGCGGGGCTGTACTGGCGGAGCATAACTGTGAAGCCATGCTTAAAGACGGGTATGTCATTGCATTGACAGCGGATGCAGCCCACATCATCGCAAGGGTCGCTAACGATACGGCGCGGCCGCTGCTGCAGGGGAATGCAGCAGCGGCCGTAAACAGGCTGCTGCATGAGCGCAAGCGTGCCTACGATTTCGCACATTTAACCATCGATACAACCGATCTGACTCCTCAGCAAGTCGCCGATCGAATCGGGGAAGGCTGGCTGCAGCTCGGATGA
- the gndA gene encoding NADP-dependent phosphogluconate dehydrogenase encodes MSKQQIGVIGLAVMGKNLALNIESKGFTVSVYNRSREKTDDLISESAGKNLVGTYSIEEFVSSLEVPRKILIMVQAGQGTDATIDALVPHLSQGDIIIDGGNAYFPDTQRRSKDLESKGFRFIGTGVSGGEEGALKGPSIMPGGQQSAYELVEPILTAISAKVNGDPCCTYIGPDGAGHYVKMVHNGIEYGDMQLICEAYDLLKRVLGVSTEELQSIFSEWNKGELDSYLIEITADIFSKYDPDTNQPMVDVILDSAGQKGTGKWTSQSALDLGVPLSIITESVFSRFLSALKEERTAASKLLKGPQTAPFQGDKAAFIEAVRKALFASKICSYAQGFAQMRAASDEYGWNLRYGDIAMIFRGGCIIRARFLQNIKDAYDRNPALPNLLLDSYFQEIVESYQGAWREVVAAAVTQGIPVPAFASALSYYDSYRTERLPANLLQAQRDYFGAHTFKRVDKEGTFHFNWLQS; translated from the coding sequence ATGTCGAAACAACAAATCGGTGTAATCGGACTTGCCGTCATGGGGAAAAACCTGGCGCTCAACATTGAAAGCAAAGGGTTTACCGTTTCGGTGTATAACCGCTCCCGCGAAAAAACAGATGATCTTATCTCGGAATCCGCAGGCAAGAACCTGGTGGGTACGTATTCTATTGAAGAATTCGTCAGCTCCCTTGAGGTTCCCCGCAAAATTCTGATTATGGTACAAGCCGGCCAGGGGACGGATGCTACAATCGACGCGCTCGTTCCGCATCTGAGCCAAGGCGATATTATTATTGACGGCGGCAACGCTTATTTCCCTGATACGCAGCGCCGCAGCAAGGATCTGGAATCGAAAGGCTTTCGTTTCATCGGCACCGGCGTTTCCGGCGGTGAAGAAGGCGCGCTGAAAGGACCGTCCATCATGCCGGGCGGCCAACAATCCGCGTATGAGCTGGTAGAACCGATCCTGACCGCGATCTCCGCCAAAGTAAACGGCGACCCTTGCTGCACATACATCGGTCCGGACGGCGCAGGCCACTACGTGAAGATGGTCCACAACGGAATCGAATACGGCGATATGCAGCTGATCTGCGAAGCGTACGACCTGCTCAAGCGCGTGCTTGGCGTAAGTACAGAAGAGCTGCAATCGATCTTCTCGGAATGGAACAAAGGGGAGCTGGACAGCTACCTGATCGAAATTACGGCGGATATTTTCTCGAAATACGATCCGGATACCAACCAGCCGATGGTTGACGTCATTCTCGATTCCGCCGGACAGAAGGGCACAGGCAAATGGACAAGCCAGAGCGCGCTTGATCTGGGCGTTCCCCTGTCGATTATTACGGAATCGGTATTCTCGCGCTTCCTGTCGGCACTCAAAGAAGAGCGCACAGCGGCCAGCAAGCTGTTGAAAGGACCGCAGACGGCGCCGTTCCAAGGCGACAAAGCCGCTTTCATTGAAGCGGTCCGTAAAGCGTTGTTCGCCAGCAAGATTTGCTCGTATGCGCAAGGCTTTGCCCAAATGCGCGCCGCATCCGATGAATACGGCTGGAATCTGCGCTATGGCGACATCGCGATGATTTTCCGCGGCGGATGCATTATCCGCGCACGCTTCCTGCAGAACATCAAGGATGCATACGACCGCAACCCGGCTCTGCCGAATCTGCTTCTGGACTCTTACTTCCAAGAGATCGTGGAGTCGTACCAAGGCGCATGGCGCGAAGTCGTTGCGGCGGCAGTTACGCAGGGCATTCCAGTTCCGGCGTTTGCCAGCGCCCTGTCCTACTACGACAGCTACCGCACAGAGCGTCTGCCGGCTAACCTGCTGCAGGCTCAGCGCGATTACTTCGGCGCGCATACGTTCAAGCGCGTGGACAAGGAAGGAACATTCCACTTCAACTGGCTGCAATCGTAA
- a CDS encoding gluconokinase, producing MSGNSNSGGRKIIIAVDIGTTSVKVLAADAGILKGSGDMTAVIAKAAVEYPLNEPYPGRFEQDPDRIADAVESSVRALLKQDAVSVDEIIGVSFSSAMHSLMAVDADGVPLTALITWADLRAASYAGALRSGGQAAEIARRTGVPVHAMTPLCKLMWLRDHEPVTFQAAHAFIGVKEYVLYRWFGGSYIMDESVAGGTGLYNLLEGDWDSEALALAGIDAGRLPRLAASTHVLKGMRQETADALGLPADIPVVVGAADGVLANLGAGAVEEGVAAVTVGTSGAVRIGLDRPAADEKGRLFCYKLADGLWFSGGPVNSGGVVLRWLRDKLVPADAQDAAGSGVDPYERIVALAMETKPGADGLLCLAHLAGERAPHWDEDARGVFFGLSLGHDRRHLLRAGLEGIVLGLRAVAEAVAATAGGPLREIRASGGFARSAALRQLMADIFGCPVTLADTEEASAIGAAMLALLALGEAGSLRGLASAVQTADRREPQREAADVYDRLYPVYRSLYDALAPAFADIAAYQRGLVRSDA from the coding sequence ATGAGCGGGAACTCAAACAGTGGCGGCCGTAAAATCATCATAGCCGTCGATATTGGCACGACGAGCGTCAAAGTGCTGGCAGCAGATGCCGGTATCCTCAAAGGAAGCGGGGACATGACAGCGGTGATCGCGAAGGCGGCGGTGGAATATCCGCTGAACGAACCGTATCCGGGGCGTTTCGAGCAGGATCCGGATCGCATAGCCGATGCCGTAGAATCTTCTGTACGAGCTCTGCTGAAGCAGGATGCCGTCTCTGTGGATGAAATCATCGGCGTATCGTTCAGCTCAGCAATGCACAGCTTAATGGCCGTCGACGCGGATGGCGTGCCGCTTACTGCACTCATTACATGGGCCGACTTGCGTGCGGCGTCATATGCCGGTGCTCTTCGATCCGGCGGACAGGCTGCAGAAATTGCAAGACGGACCGGCGTGCCTGTCCACGCGATGACTCCCCTGTGCAAATTAATGTGGCTTCGCGATCATGAGCCCGTTACGTTTCAAGCTGCGCATGCTTTTATCGGGGTGAAGGAATACGTCCTCTACCGCTGGTTTGGCGGCTCCTATATCATGGATGAATCCGTTGCCGGTGGAACCGGATTATATAATTTGCTGGAGGGCGACTGGGACAGCGAGGCTCTTGCGCTTGCAGGCATTGATGCGGGAAGGCTTCCGCGCCTTGCGGCATCGACACATGTGCTGAAGGGCATGCGGCAAGAGACAGCCGATGCGCTTGGTTTGCCTGCCGATATTCCGGTTGTCGTCGGCGCGGCGGACGGCGTGCTGGCTAATCTCGGAGCAGGCGCGGTGGAAGAAGGCGTCGCGGCCGTAACGGTCGGTACGAGCGGCGCTGTGCGCATCGGGCTGGACCGCCCCGCTGCGGATGAGAAGGGACGATTATTCTGTTACAAGCTCGCGGACGGATTATGGTTCTCGGGAGGACCGGTCAACAGCGGAGGCGTTGTGCTTCGGTGGCTGCGCGACAAGCTAGTACCCGCCGATGCGCAAGATGCGGCGGGCAGCGGGGTTGATCCCTACGAGCGGATTGTTGCGCTCGCGATGGAAACGAAGCCTGGAGCGGACGGCCTATTGTGCCTGGCGCATCTCGCGGGAGAGCGGGCGCCGCACTGGGACGAAGACGCGCGGGGCGTCTTCTTCGGCCTGTCGCTCGGACACGACAGGCGGCATCTTCTCCGCGCCGGCCTCGAGGGCATCGTCCTCGGGCTGCGCGCGGTGGCGGAAGCGGTCGCCGCAACTGCGGGCGGGCCGCTCCGCGAGATTCGCGCCTCCGGCGGCTTCGCCCGCTCCGCGGCGCTGCGCCAGCTGATGGCCGATATATTCGGGTGTCCGGTGACCTTGGCGGACACCGAGGAAGCCTCGGCCATCGGAGCTGCCATGCTTGCCCTGCTGGCGCTGGGCGAAGCGGGCAGCCTGCGCGGGCTCGCGTCGGCCGTGCAGACCGCCGACCGGCGTGAGCCGCAGCGTGAGGCGGCCGATGTCTACGACCGCCTCTATCCGGTCTACCGCTCGCTGTACGATGCGCTCGCGCCGGCATTCGCGGACATCGCCGCCTATCAACGCGGCCTCGTCCGCAGCGATGCGTGA